One Flagellimonas sp. CMM7 genomic region harbors:
- a CDS encoding ABC transporter ATP-binding protein yields MIEIKDLHKSYKMGSNSLHVLKGINFTAEAGELIAIMGSSGSGKSTLLNILGMLDGADSGEYILDGVPIKDLTETKAAQYRNKFLGFVFQSFNLINYKSAVENVALPLYYQKVARKERQEKALNYLDRVGLKEWATHLPSELSGGQKQRVAIARAMAAEPKVLLADEPTGALDSKTSYEVMDLIQKINDDGNTILVVTHEEDIAHMCKRIVHLKDGVIVEDKKIEQVRAEQYV; encoded by the coding sequence ATGATAGAAATCAAAGATCTTCACAAGTCCTATAAAATGGGAAGCAATTCCCTTCATGTTTTAAAGGGAATAAATTTTACAGCAGAAGCAGGAGAGCTAATAGCCATTATGGGGTCTTCAGGGTCGGGAAAGTCCACCTTACTTAACATTTTGGGTATGTTGGATGGTGCGGATAGTGGTGAGTACATTTTAGATGGGGTGCCCATCAAAGACTTGACCGAGACAAAGGCTGCTCAGTACCGAAACAAATTTTTGGGTTTTGTCTTTCAATCGTTCAACCTGATTAACTATAAATCTGCTGTTGAGAATGTAGCGCTACCCTTATATTATCAAAAAGTGGCAAGAAAAGAGCGCCAAGAGAAAGCATTGAATTATTTGGACAGGGTTGGGTTAAAAGAGTGGGCAACACATTTACCAAGCGAGCTGTCCGGTGGTCAAAAACAACGTGTAGCAATTGCACGTGCTATGGCCGCAGAACCTAAAGTACTTTTAGCAGATGAGCCAACAGGTGCTTTGGATAGTAAAACCTCATATGAAGTTATGGATTTGATTCAGAAAATCAATGATGACGGAAACACTATTCTGGTAGTTACCCACGAAGAAGATATAGCTCATATGTGCAAAAGGATTGTACACCTTAAAGATGGCGTTATAGTAGAAGATAAAAAGATAGAACAAGTTAGGGCAGAACAATATGTTTGA
- a CDS encoding efflux RND transporter periplasmic adaptor subunit: protein MKKSVTIIILLLIVIVFGGSMYYLYQKNAENPVVYEIEKLSKQNIVKKAIATGSILPLEEVLIKPNISGVIEEIYVEGGDYVKSGDLLAKIKVVPNLNALNDARNNIDEAKINLDDQKRNYERQLTLFNKGVISKADLERAQVTYDQAKQSYGAANKRFDIVNTGTTRGFGNAANTLIKATVSGMVLEVPVEVGNQVIESNNFNEGTTIAAIADVEKMIFEGKVDESEVGKIKEDLPLEITVGAIEDQVFNAVLDYIAPKGKEENGAIQFEIKGTLKKQDTVFIRAGLSANASIILARADSVLALKEALVQFDGETKEPFVEIETSEQKFERKDIELGISDGIFVEVKSGLNADDRIKVWNAIEEEENAN from the coding sequence ATGAAAAAGTCAGTAACCATTATCATCCTGTTGCTCATCGTGATAGTTTTCGGTGGCTCAATGTATTATTTGTATCAAAAGAACGCTGAAAATCCAGTGGTATACGAGATAGAAAAGCTTTCTAAACAGAACATTGTTAAAAAGGCAATTGCAACCGGAAGCATACTTCCTTTGGAAGAAGTGTTGATTAAGCCGAACATTTCTGGAGTTATAGAAGAAATATATGTGGAAGGTGGAGACTATGTAAAATCTGGTGATTTATTGGCCAAGATAAAGGTTGTGCCCAATCTAAATGCACTGAATGATGCAAGAAACAACATTGACGAGGCTAAAATTAATTTAGATGATCAAAAAAGGAACTATGAGCGCCAGTTAACGCTTTTCAACAAAGGGGTAATTTCTAAAGCCGATTTGGAACGTGCCCAGGTTACGTATGATCAGGCAAAACAGTCTTACGGAGCGGCGAACAAACGTTTTGATATTGTAAATACTGGAACCACAAGAGGTTTTGGAAATGCTGCCAACACATTGATCAAAGCTACCGTAAGCGGTATGGTTCTGGAAGTTCCTGTTGAGGTGGGCAATCAGGTGATTGAAAGCAATAACTTTAATGAAGGAACTACCATTGCTGCCATTGCAGATGTAGAAAAAATGATTTTTGAGGGCAAAGTTGATGAGTCCGAAGTAGGGAAGATCAAAGAGGATTTGCCATTGGAAATTACGGTTGGAGCTATTGAGGACCAGGTTTTTAACGCGGTATTGGATTATATAGCGCCAAAAGGAAAAGAAGAAAATGGCGCCATACAATTTGAAATCAAAGGAACATTGAAGAAACAGGATACTGTGTTCATACGGGCAGGCCTAAGTGCCAATGCTTCCATTATTTTGGCTCGTGCCGACAGCGTTTTGGCTCTAAAAGAGGCCCTAGTACAATTTGATGGTGAAACCAAGGAACCCTTTGTTGAAATTGAAACTTCAGAACAAAAATTTGAGCGTAAGGATATAGAGTTGGGGATAAGCGATGGTATTTTTGTTGAAGTAAAATCCGGACTCAATGCAGATGATAGGATTAAAGTCTGGAATGCAATCGAAGAGGAAGAAAACGCCAATTAA
- a CDS encoding ABC transporter permease, translating into MFNRDRWREILEVLTSNVGRTILTAFGVCWGIFILIVLLAAGKGFENGIRKDFGDIATNTMFMWTRSTTKAYEGLPKGRSFEFKVGDVQAIEDNVPNLKFISPRNQLGGFRGGGNVIRGIRVGAYNVYGDYPEIINQDPMTVTSGRFLNHNDIQQKRKVAIIGQGVKSELYEKGEEVLGTYIKIQGVNFMVIGTYKKNSNDGDGEEAQKEIFVPFTSFSQAFNRGEDVGWMAITAHDGSSISQLKESIVNVMRERHKVHPEDNRAIGYFDLYEEFNRVESLFFGLKAIAYLVGIMVLLSGIIGVSNIMLIVVKERTKEIGIRRALGEAPVSIKKQILMESIFLTIISGMIGIIFGALVIYGINSLLDSVGPVDMFVNPSVSVGVVSGALMILMISGLLAGFIPAQSAIRVRPIEALRTE; encoded by the coding sequence ATGTTCAATAGAGACAGATGGAGAGAAATTTTGGAGGTTCTTACCAGTAATGTTGGTAGAACAATACTGACCGCTTTTGGCGTTTGTTGGGGAATTTTCATCTTAATAGTATTGTTGGCTGCTGGAAAAGGTTTTGAAAACGGAATACGAAAAGATTTTGGAGACATTGCAACAAATACCATGTTCATGTGGACCAGAAGTACTACAAAAGCATATGAAGGGCTGCCAAAAGGAAGAAGTTTTGAGTTTAAAGTGGGTGATGTCCAAGCGATTGAAGATAATGTACCCAATCTAAAATTTATCTCGCCCAGGAACCAATTGGGAGGCTTTAGAGGTGGTGGGAATGTAATTAGGGGAATACGGGTTGGTGCTTATAATGTTTATGGAGATTATCCAGAAATTATTAACCAAGACCCTATGACAGTTACTTCAGGGCGTTTTTTAAACCATAATGATATCCAACAAAAAAGAAAAGTAGCAATTATTGGGCAAGGAGTTAAGTCGGAGCTTTATGAAAAAGGAGAAGAGGTTCTAGGGACTTACATAAAGATTCAAGGAGTAAATTTTATGGTCATTGGAACGTATAAAAAGAATAGTAATGATGGTGATGGAGAAGAAGCTCAAAAAGAAATTTTTGTCCCGTTCACTTCTTTTTCACAAGCTTTTAATAGAGGTGAAGATGTAGGTTGGATGGCTATAACTGCCCATGATGGGAGCTCAATTTCTCAACTCAAGGAAAGCATTGTTAATGTAATGCGCGAAAGGCATAAAGTGCACCCTGAAGATAACCGGGCAATAGGATACTTTGACTTGTACGAAGAGTTTAATCGGGTAGAAAGCTTGTTTTTTGGCCTAAAGGCCATAGCATATCTTGTTGGTATAATGGTGCTGCTTTCCGGTATTATTGGGGTGAGCAACATTATGCTGATAGTAGTAAAAGAAAGAACAAAGGAAATAGGGATACGCAGAGCTTTAGGTGAGGCGCCGGTATCCATTAAAAAGCAAATATTAATGGAGTCCATTTTCTTAACTATTATTTCTGGAATGATCGGAATTATTTTTGGCGCTCTGGTCATATATGGAATTAACTCCTTGTTGGATAGTGTAGGTCCTGTGGACATGTTTGTTAATCCAAGCGTAAGTGTGGGAGTTGTAAGTGGTGCCCTTATGATATTAATGATTTCAGGATTATTGGCAGGATTCATACCTGCCCAAAGTGCAATTCGCGTGCGGCCCATTGAGGCGTTAAGAACAGAATAA
- a CDS encoding ABC transporter permease has product MFDIERWQEIFDTIRKNKLRTFLTGLSVASGIFILVILLGFGQGMQNGIEKEFKQDATTSIWAWPETTSKAYKGLNPGRRIRFKNNDYEMAGRLFKEEIEYESPRVFVRNVNIIYGNEALVYGIQGVSSEFQFIEGFSTVEGRFINYKDEVSLGKVAIIGRKIKEDVFSKVDTPVGEQIDISGIRFTIIGVFNEQNEREEERIYIPITTAQRVFNGDDTLNTLSYTLPPVENFEEAVAQAISFKDNLRNYLKEEHTIAPQDDSGVRVWSAMEEAKRYYGITGNMKLFFWFVGVCTIIAGVVGVSNIMLIVVKERTREIGIRKALGAKPWSIVGMILHESIFVTAISGFAGLIFSMTLLEVVGPHVEIDYIVNPSVNFNVAFSTVMVLIFAGTLAGFVPAWRAAKVQVIESLRDE; this is encoded by the coding sequence ATGTTCGACATTGAAAGGTGGCAAGAAATATTTGACACCATCCGAAAGAACAAATTGCGGACTTTCCTTACTGGGTTATCCGTGGCCTCTGGTATTTTTATCCTTGTTATTTTATTGGGTTTTGGCCAGGGAATGCAAAACGGTATTGAAAAGGAGTTCAAGCAAGATGCCACTACAAGTATATGGGCATGGCCAGAAACTACATCAAAAGCGTACAAGGGCCTAAATCCAGGAAGACGTATTCGATTTAAGAACAACGACTATGAAATGGCTGGTCGTTTATTCAAAGAAGAAATAGAGTACGAATCTCCAAGAGTTTTTGTTAGAAATGTAAACATCATCTATGGAAATGAAGCTTTGGTCTATGGCATTCAGGGAGTGTCCTCAGAATTTCAATTTATTGAAGGGTTTAGCACAGTAGAAGGCCGTTTTATAAATTATAAAGATGAGGTTTCGCTTGGAAAAGTGGCAATTATTGGTAGAAAAATCAAGGAAGATGTTTTTAGCAAAGTTGATACCCCTGTAGGTGAACAAATCGATATTTCTGGCATTAGATTTACCATTATTGGGGTTTTCAATGAACAAAATGAAAGAGAAGAAGAAAGAATCTACATTCCTATAACCACGGCCCAACGAGTTTTTAATGGTGATGACACACTTAATACATTGTCATATACACTTCCTCCAGTAGAAAATTTTGAAGAAGCAGTTGCTCAAGCAATAAGCTTTAAAGACAATTTAAGAAACTACCTTAAAGAAGAGCATACAATTGCTCCACAAGATGATTCGGGTGTAAGGGTTTGGAGTGCAATGGAAGAGGCCAAGCGGTACTATGGCATTACGGGTAATATGAAACTCTTCTTTTGGTTTGTTGGTGTTTGTACCATTATAGCAGGTGTGGTTGGGGTAAGTAATATTATGCTTATTGTGGTAAAGGAACGCACAAGGGAAATAGGTATTAGAAAAGCTCTTGGCGCTAAACCATGGTCCATTGTTGGAATGATTTTACATGAATCCATTTTTGTGACTGCTATTTCTGGATTTGCCGGACTTATTTTTAGCATGACATTGTTAGAAGTCGTTGGTCCACATGTGGAAATAGATTACATCGTCAACCCTTCAGTCAATTTCAATGTTGCATTTTCAACAGTTATGGTGCTCATTTTTGCAGGAACCCTTGCAGGATTTGTTCCGGCGTGGAGGGCAGCCAAGGTGCAGGTAATAGAATCGTTAAGAGATGAATAA
- a CDS encoding DUF420 domain-containing protein: MTKEISVREKRFNRWITIISIVIPLVVALLFGYKIPNAEPLSFLPPIYASINGVTAILLIFAVWAIKNGKRNLHQKAMTTCIGLSLLFLIMYVAYHMTSESTKYGGEGLIQYVYYFILITHIVLSIAVIPLVLRTYAKAYLNDFEAHRKWAKYTFPIWLYVAITGVIVYAMISPYYQH; this comes from the coding sequence ATGACCAAAGAAATTTCGGTTAGGGAAAAACGATTTAATAGATGGATTACTATAATATCCATCGTAATACCATTGGTAGTGGCCCTTTTGTTTGGATATAAAATCCCAAATGCAGAGCCGCTATCTTTTTTACCTCCTATCTATGCGTCCATTAATGGCGTAACAGCAATTCTATTGATTTTTGCTGTTTGGGCCATTAAAAATGGGAAGAGAAACCTTCATCAAAAAGCGATGACCACATGCATTGGGCTTTCCTTATTATTTTTAATAATGTATGTGGCCTACCATATGACTTCAGAAAGCACAAAATATGGAGGGGAAGGATTAATACAATACGTATACTACTTTATTCTAATAACACATATTGTGCTATCAATTGCGGTAATCCCTTTGGTTTTGAGAACATATGCAAAGGCCTATCTAAATGATTTTGAAGCTCATAGAAAATGGGCTAAATATACTTTTCCAATTTGGTTGTATGTTGCTATTACAGGTGTAATAGTATATGCAATGATTTCGCCCTATTACCAACATTGA
- a CDS encoding SCO family protein, with protein sequence MPTGANNKKKYTYVWVSLIILVFGIIFIPKIVNRLKSDSVVQKDRMSVRSLQKGVGFIINNGQKRKVPAFSFLNQDSLLISDKDYLGKVYVVEFFFTTCPTICPIMTKNLVELQDTFKEYEDFGVASFTINPRYDTPTVLKKYSERYGITDADWHLMTGDRDEIYQLAQEGFYIVANEVEDAPGGFEHSGMFALVDKQGYIRSRDDEHGNPLIYYRGTITEKQSVNKEGEPQQITMLKEDIKKLLLEE encoded by the coding sequence ATGCCAACAGGAGCAAATAATAAAAAGAAATACACTTATGTCTGGGTATCCCTTATCATTCTGGTATTTGGAATAATTTTTATTCCAAAAATCGTAAACAGACTTAAGAGTGATTCGGTGGTTCAAAAAGACCGCATGAGTGTTCGCTCTCTTCAAAAAGGAGTTGGTTTTATTATTAACAATGGCCAAAAAAGAAAAGTTCCCGCTTTTTCATTTTTAAATCAGGACAGTTTACTTATTTCGGACAAGGATTACCTGGGAAAGGTCTATGTGGTAGAATTTTTCTTTACGACCTGCCCTACTATTTGTCCTATAATGACCAAAAACTTGGTAGAACTCCAGGATACGTTTAAAGAGTACGAAGACTTTGGAGTAGCTTCTTTTACTATTAATCCTAGATATGATACCCCAACGGTGTTAAAAAAATATTCGGAACGTTACGGAATTACTGATGCGGATTGGCATTTAATGACAGGTGATAGGGATGAAATATACCAATTGGCTCAGGAAGGTTTCTACATTGTTGCTAATGAAGTAGAGGATGCTCCAGGTGGTTTTGAACATTCGGGAATGTTTGCGTTGGTTGATAAGCAAGGATACATTCGTTCCAGAGATGATGAACACGGAAATCCATTAATATATTACCGTGGTACCATTACAGAAAAGCAAAGCGTAAATAAGGAAGGGGAACCACAGCAGATTACAATGTTAAAAGAAGATATTAAAAAATTATTGCTGGAAGAATGA
- a CDS encoding cytochrome C oxidase subunit IV family protein, which translates to MAHEHKLEIFRGLVKFKSNVQKIWGVLAFLSLITIVEVVLGIYKPEILTKNYFLGMKLLNWIFIILTLVKAYYIAWDFMHLRDEKSALRRAIVWTPIFLVCYLIFILLFEADYIYNVFKDGFLAWNF; encoded by the coding sequence ATGGCACACGAACACAAACTGGAAATTTTTAGAGGACTTGTAAAATTCAAGTCAAACGTCCAAAAGATATGGGGGGTGTTGGCCTTTTTGTCCTTGATTACCATAGTTGAGGTAGTTTTAGGAATATATAAGCCAGAAATACTCACCAAAAATTACTTTTTGGGAATGAAACTTCTTAACTGGATTTTCATCATCCTTACTTTGGTTAAAGCATATTACATTGCATGGGATTTTATGCACTTAAGAGATGAAAAAAGCGCTTTGCGTAGAGCAATTGTATGGACTCCAATTTTCTTGGTTTGTTATTTGATATTCATTTTGCTTTTTGAGGCAGATTATATTTATAACGTATTTAAAGATGGATTCCTAGCTTGGAACTTCTAA
- a CDS encoding cytochrome c oxidase subunit 3, which translates to MDTTVTTGSEDSVWGGGNRPLNASYGKMMMWFFIVSDALTFSGFLVSYGFSRFKFIETWPIADEVFTHVPFFHGNYPMIYVAFMTFILIMSSVTMVLAVDAGHKMKKNAVIWYMFATIIGGAIFVGSQAWEWATFIKGDYGAIETKGGRILQFVNADTGERAALRDFSTALPEDRIKHESNAGIWYQKDGFTTSFSLNEVVEGFKANPNILIRTETINEEGEKTLLTRQESLAKLKDASLVVEGANLVRNEYGSRLFADFFFFITGFHGFHVFSGVVINIIIFFNIILGTYERRGHYEMVEKVGLYWHFVDLVWVFVFTFFYLV; encoded by the coding sequence ATGGATACAACGGTAACAACCGGTTCAGAAGACAGTGTTTGGGGAGGCGGAAATCGTCCTCTAAATGCTAGTTATGGAAAAATGATGATGTGGTTTTTTATAGTCTCAGATGCCTTGACCTTTTCTGGTTTCTTGGTTTCTTATGGCTTTTCCAGGTTTAAGTTTATAGAAACTTGGCCAATTGCCGATGAGGTTTTTACCCACGTACCTTTTTTCCATGGGAATTACCCCATGATTTATGTTGCTTTTATGACATTTATTCTGATTATGTCTTCTGTGACGATGGTACTTGCTGTGGATGCTGGTCATAAAATGAAAAAGAATGCTGTCATTTGGTATATGTTTGCGACCATCATTGGAGGTGCAATTTTCGTGGGTTCGCAGGCTTGGGAATGGGCAACTTTTATTAAGGGCGATTATGGTGCTATTGAAACTAAAGGAGGTAGAATACTTCAGTTTGTAAATGCTGACACAGGTGAGCGGGCCGCTTTAAGGGATTTCTCCACAGCGTTACCCGAAGATAGGATAAAACATGAGAGCAATGCCGGTATCTGGTACCAGAAAGATGGCTTTACAACGTCTTTTTCACTTAACGAAGTAGTTGAAGGTTTTAAAGCGAATCCAAATATTTTAATTCGTACAGAAACAATCAATGAGGAAGGGGAGAAAACGTTATTGACCCGTCAAGAATCTCTGGCAAAGCTTAAGGATGCAAGCCTGGTGGTAGAAGGGGCAAATCTTGTTCGTAATGAATACGGAAGTAGGCTGTTTGCGGATTTTTTCTTTTTTATTACTGGTTTCCACGGCTTCCACGTATTCTCTGGGGTGGTCATTAATATTATTATATTTTTTAATATCATTCTGGGTACCTATGAACGAAGAGGTCATTATGAAATGGTAGAGAAAGTTGGTCTCTACTGGCACTTTGTGGATTTAGTATGGGTATTTGTATTTACATTCTTTTATTTGGTATAA
- a CDS encoding cytochrome c oxidase subunit 3, which translates to MDLTQGSIEEKNRRSKKMMLWFGIVSLIMGFAGWTSAYIVSSKRDDWISDLELPQAFFISTAIIILSSLTYLLAKLAVGKNNQKQGTIFLLITLVLGISFIVLQFVGFSQMLENGYYFTGPTSSIKMSYVFLIAAVHIVHVFAGLISLLVVFVQQLRRKYVPNNMLGMELGATFWHFLDFLWVYLILFMYFVK; encoded by the coding sequence ATGGATTTAACCCAAGGGAGTATAGAGGAGAAAAATAGGCGCTCAAAGAAGATGATGCTTTGGTTTGGTATTGTGAGCCTAATCATGGGTTTTGCAGGTTGGACAAGTGCCTATATTGTAAGTAGTAAAAGAGATGATTGGATTAGTGACCTAGAACTACCGCAAGCGTTTTTCATAAGCACGGCCATAATTATCCTTAGTAGTTTGACCTATTTGTTGGCCAAGCTGGCAGTAGGAAAAAATAATCAAAAACAAGGAACAATATTTTTATTGATAACCTTGGTCTTGGGAATCTCTTTTATTGTGCTTCAATTTGTAGGATTTTCTCAAATGCTTGAAAACGGATATTATTTTACGGGACCTACCAGTAGCATTAAAATGTCTTATGTTTTTTTAATTGCGGCAGTGCATATAGTTCACGTATTTGCGGGATTAATCTCCCTACTTGTGGTATTTGTGCAACAACTAAGAAGAAAATATGTTCCCAATAATATGTTGGGGATGGAATTAGGTGCCACGTTTTGGCATTTTTTAGATTTTCTTTGGGTGTATTTAATACTATTCATGTATTTCGTGAAATAA
- the cyoE gene encoding heme o synthase has translation MKSAVGSVKNTSWSLIFTDFKEITKAKLAVSVVFSSIAGYFLGAYQIDLISLLLLAFGGYCMVGASNAYNQVIEKDLDALMNRTKNRPIPSGRMSVNTAMVVAISLTILGVIALYLLSPKTAMFGAISIFLYTSVYTPLKTKTPLSVFVGAFPGAIPFMLGWVAATDDFGIEPGTLFMIQFFWQFPHFWALGWMLDEDYKRGGFKMLPTGKKDAGTALQIILYTIWMIVISIMPAFGFTGRLHLSIAAAVIVLLSGLVMLVFAFRLYEKRDNVSARRLMLASVTYISLIQIIYVIDKFIS, from the coding sequence ATGAAGTCTGCCGTAGGTTCCGTAAAAAATACGTCTTGGTCCTTGATTTTTACTGATTTTAAGGAAATCACTAAAGCCAAACTGGCTGTTAGCGTGGTTTTTTCATCTATAGCCGGTTATTTTTTAGGGGCTTATCAGATAGATTTAATCTCCTTGCTTTTGCTCGCATTTGGCGGTTACTGTATGGTTGGGGCTTCCAATGCTTATAATCAAGTTATAGAAAAAGATTTGGATGCGTTGATGAATCGCACCAAAAATCGTCCTATTCCCTCTGGCCGTATGTCGGTTAATACAGCAATGGTTGTTGCTATCTCATTAACAATCCTTGGTGTTATTGCCCTGTACTTACTAAGTCCCAAAACAGCAATGTTTGGGGCCATATCAATATTCCTCTATACAAGTGTATATACACCATTAAAGACAAAAACACCACTTTCTGTTTTTGTTGGCGCTTTTCCTGGGGCAATTCCCTTTATGTTGGGTTGGGTGGCGGCAACAGATGATTTTGGAATTGAACCCGGAACTTTGTTCATGATTCAGTTTTTTTGGCAATTTCCTCATTTTTGGGCTTTGGGTTGGATGTTGGATGAAGATTACAAAAGAGGAGGCTTTAAAATGTTGCCAACCGGAAAGAAAGATGCAGGAACGGCATTACAGATTATATTGTACACCATTTGGATGATTGTAATTTCTATAATGCCCGCTTTTGGTTTTACAGGAAGGTTGCATTTGTCTATTGCAGCTGCGGTTATTGTATTGTTGTCAGGTTTGGTAATGTTGGTTTTTGCCTTTAGACTCTATGAGAAAAGAGATAATGTTTCGGCAAGAAGATTAATGCTGGCCAGTGTTACTTATATTTCACTGATTCAGATAATTTATGTTATTGATAAGTTTATTAGTTAG
- a CDS encoding MBL fold metallo-hydrolase: MNRRLFLPFLFLFTLLVQSQDQEVTITVDTLTQKVYMLTGRGGNIGIYVGNDKVFMVDDQFAPLSNKIKATIATLTDKSITYLVNTHMHGDHTGGNVNFNSEATTLVAQDNVRKRLENKGKKNLAANKISQEDYEKNLPEITFSDDLTFYDGDETIMAFHVHNAHTDGDAMIYFVNENVLHMGDTYFSGRYPYIDLKSGGSIDGYIAAHRKALLVIDENTKIIPGHGRPSNKAELEVYVTMLEDIRTIIQKELVAGKSLEAVKTNTTLLAKYDATHGNGYINGEKMREAVYTSLSKK, translated from the coding sequence ATGAACCGAAGATTATTTTTACCATTCCTTTTTCTTTTTACCCTTTTAGTGCAATCCCAAGATCAAGAAGTTACCATCACTGTTGACACTTTAACCCAAAAAGTATATATGCTTACTGGGCGAGGTGGTAATATTGGCATCTACGTTGGAAATGACAAAGTGTTTATGGTAGATGATCAATTTGCCCCATTAAGCAATAAAATTAAAGCTACCATTGCCACTCTTACAGACAAATCCATTACCTATTTGGTAAATACCCATATGCATGGTGACCATACTGGAGGTAATGTAAATTTTAACTCGGAAGCCACTACGTTGGTAGCCCAAGATAATGTTCGCAAGCGTCTGGAAAATAAAGGGAAGAAGAATTTAGCAGCCAACAAGATAAGCCAAGAAGACTACGAGAAAAATCTTCCTGAGATAACTTTCTCCGATGACCTTACTTTTTACGATGGCGATGAAACCATTATGGCATTCCATGTTCACAATGCCCATACGGATGGGGACGCCATGATTTATTTTGTTAACGAAAATGTGCTGCACATGGGTGATACTTACTTTTCAGGTCGTTATCCATATATCGATTTAAAGAGCGGAGGAAGTATTGACGGTTATATTGCTGCACATAGAAAGGCGTTGTTGGTTATTGATGAAAACACCAAAATTATTCCCGGTCATGGAAGACCATCCAATAAAGCTGAGTTAGAAGTATATGTTACCATGCTTGAAGATATAAGAACCATCATCCAAAAAGAGCTAGTTGCCGGAAAATCCCTGGAAGCGGTAAAAACCAATACCACTTTATTGGCAAAATATGATGCCACGCATGGCAATGGATATATTAATGGTGAAAAAATGCGAGAGGCAGTTTATACCAGTTTATCTAAAAAATAA
- a CDS encoding energy transducer TonB has translation MELKKNPKADVGKNSSLYFVIGLAAVLGLVYGAMEWKKYDKSNEYDISMNIEDQLDEEVPMTEQIKTPPPPPPPAAPEIIEVVEDEEEVEETVIESTETSQEEEVMEVEEVEVEEIDEDISVPFAVIEDVPVFPGCEGASNKKKCFQDMMQKHIRKNFRYPEIAQEMGVQGRVNVIFVIQKDGSIGNIRMRGPDKNLEKEALRIINKLPKMTPGKQRGRAVKVPFSIPITFKLQ, from the coding sequence ATGGAACTAAAAAAGAATCCAAAAGCAGATGTAGGTAAAAACAGTTCGCTCTATTTTGTCATAGGGTTGGCCGCTGTTTTAGGGTTGGTTTATGGAGCCATGGAGTGGAAAAAATATGATAAATCCAATGAGTATGATATTTCAATGAACATTGAAGATCAATTGGATGAAGAGGTGCCAATGACGGAGCAGATAAAAACTCCACCACCACCACCACCACCAGCTGCACCAGAAATTATCGAGGTTGTTGAAGATGAAGAAGAAGTTGAAGAAACCGTAATCGAATCAACAGAGACCAGTCAAGAAGAGGAAGTAATGGAAGTTGAAGAGGTTGAGGTTGAGGAAATTGATGAAGATATTTCAGTTCCTTTTGCCGTAATTGAAGATGTACCTGTTTTTCCAGGTTGTGAAGGAGCAAGCAATAAAAAGAAATGTTTTCAGGATATGATGCAAAAGCATATCCGTAAAAACTTCCGTTATCCAGAGATTGCTCAAGAAATGGGCGTTCAAGGAAGGGTTAACGTTATTTTCGTTATCCAAAAAGATGGTAGTATCGGGAACATTAGAATGCGTGGACCGGACAAAAATTTGGAGAAAGAAGCATTGCGTATTATCAATAAGCTTCCTAAAATGACACCTGGAAAACAAAGAGGTAGAGCTGTAAAAGTTCCTTTTAGTATTCCAATTACATTTAAGCTTCAGTAA
- a CDS encoding VanZ family protein, with amino-acid sequence MLSLFSFSGLDTGTVNVPYADKIAHFSFYLIFAVLGCMFVRERTQGEMGLSKTLIIMLLIAIAYGIFIEVLQYTATANRMAEYGDVLANSLGAFVGVSLIKWYFSKERPLKWKI; translated from the coding sequence ATGCTCAGCTTATTTTCTTTTTCTGGATTGGATACTGGTACAGTGAACGTTCCTTATGCGGACAAAATCGCACACTTTTCATTTTATTTAATTTTTGCTGTTTTGGGCTGTATGTTTGTAAGAGAAAGAACACAAGGTGAAATGGGTCTGAGCAAAACCCTTATAATAATGTTGCTTATAGCCATTGCGTATGGCATATTTATTGAAGTATTACAATACACAGCTACTGCAAATCGTATGGCTGAATATGGTGATGTTTTGGCCAATTCATTAGGAGCATTTGTAGGAGTTAGCTTAATTAAATGGTATTTTTCTAAAGAAAGGCCGTTAAAATGGAAAATTTAA